In the Candidatus Delongbacteria bacterium genome, TATCCGCTTCCGAGGGCAGTTGATACTCGCCCTGGACGATCGAGGCCAAGGTCAGCAGCCGGACGCGATCCAGACTGCCACAGGAGTCCGGCAGCAGACCGCAGACCACATCCTCCATTCGCCGGGCCATGCGCGTGATCAGGGCTTCTTCATCGTCGAGTGTGCTGATCCTGTAGGTATCCGGAAAAAGCCGCCCTTCAAGTGTTTCAGGGTCACCGGGCAGCGACAGTTCCGAAATGAAACCCGGATCGCGGCACAGCTGCAGAAAGCGCAGGCTGTCCAGCTGGCACTGCCGGGCCACCACCCCGGCCAGCTCACGCAGGCGCAGGCCTTCGGTGATGCGCACGTCCACTCCCGGAACGGCATAGCGGCCGATGCGCCGCAGAATATCCATGCGACTCATTCGGCCATCCAGCACGAAAATGCCGGGCTGGATCCCGCGATCACTGTCGGTCAGACGGGCCAACAGGCGCAGGGCCCAGGGATGGTCGCTGATCCCGAGAGTGTCCAGCGCGCTGACCACCTGGGCCAGGCTGGTGCCCGGACGTATCCGCACCTCCTGCTGGATCGTGGTATCACCGGCCGGCGCCTCGAACAACCAGAGCGCGAAGCCCCCCGGCAGAACGATTCCCGTCAGCAGCAGGAACAGCAGCAGGCGGATGGGACCAGCACCCTTCTTCCGGGGTTCCCCATTTCCACGGCGCACCGCTTCTTTTCCCGCCGGGCGTGGATGGTTTCCTTGACCACGACCGGAGCGGGAGTCAGTGCCTGCCATTGTCAGGTCCGTGGACTGGGTACTGCGGGTGCTGCATGCGGCGATCCGTGCGGGTTGCCTGTGAACACAAGGCCCCACCCTCGGGGTGGGGCCTTGCCCATGTTCTCATGTGTCAGGTACGGTACTCGCTCAGGGAGCAAAGAAGTCCTGGATCTTGGGCGAATAGAAGCTGTAGAGCACATTCTGCATCAGGCCCAGGGCACCGGGCCCGGGCAACAGGCCCAGGGTCGGGCTGGCCGTACCCAGTTCGCCGTACTCCATCACATACATCGGAATGCTGTTGAAGGCCGTGCGGAAGTTGGTATACGTGGCACCGGCCTGGATCGGCCCCAGATTGACGCTGAAGTTCATGTTCTCGGTGTAGCAGGTGGTCACCTTGCGGTGCTTGTCCAGGATGGGCTGCCAGAGCAGGTCCACGGACACGGTGTCACCCACGGTCCAGTACTCCGCGGGGTCGCCGATGAACTGGTGCTGCACGTACATGAACACACGGTCGCGCGCATTGATGTTGATCGTCACATGCACCACAGGCTGGGCCCACATCTCGTCGGCGCGGCTCAGGTTGTGTGCTTCGTAGGCGTTGAAGATGGTGATGTCCTGAAGGTTGCGGATCTGGTCGGGAACACTGACCCAGCAACCCTGCGAATCAGGATCGGGCGAGAAGTCAAACCCATAACCGCCCACCGAATCCGCACTGACGAACAGCTGGGGCGGCAGGCTGCTTGCGCCCACGACCCGGAAGATGTCGAAGGTCTCGCGAGAATTCAGCTCGGCGGAATAGCTGTTGTAGGTGTACACGCTCTGGGTGCCGGCCGGCTCGTAGATCGAGAAGGCTTCCACATAGGGAATGGCATTGCCGGGCAGCGGCGAGCGCCAGTCGAAGGGATCCACGCCATCATCGAATCGGCCGTTGAAGAAGGTGTTGCCATCGGCGCGCATGGTGTCGATCACGGACTGCTGCAGCTGCAGCGTATCCAGGAAGGCGAATTCTGGAATGCCGGCGGTATTGCCGTCGCCGCGACTGTTCTGGAAGGTCAGGAACTGGTCCACGTAGACGTCATAGACACCCAGGTAGGCCGCCAGAAAATCGCCCGCGTTCTGGGTCTGGTAGGCGGCCGTGTTGTTGATGTCCACCCCGTTGTAGCCGAAGGATTTGGACAGACTGGAGTAGCCGGTCCAGAACAGGCTGCCCCCCATGTCCAGGTAATCCATCGCGATCACCTTCAGGTTCTGGGTGATCTGGTTCCTCACGCCCGTGGTCCCTTTGTATCCGTCATCCACGCAGATCACGGTGCGGTAGTCACTCATCATCGAGAAGGGAATGTAGTTGGGCAGATCGGGGAAGTTGGGCGGTGTGCCGTCTTCCAGTTCCCAGTAGAAGCAGTTGTAGCTGTCGTCGGCCACGTCCGTGCTCCAGACAGGATCCACGCCCGTGATCGAGCCCAGCGCTTCGCTGATCATGCCCCGATAGAATTCGGCATGCTCTTCGAACGTGTGCCCACCCAGCGCGTTGGCGATCTGCGCCGGCGACAGGTTGCGGGGAGTGAAGTTCAGCAGCAGCACATCGCGTGTGGGAGCGGCCAGATGCGTGCTGAAGCGGATCCAGGCGGGAACGGCCGTGGACTCAAGACCATCGTCCCGGGTCCAGACACGCAGCTGGTAGTAGCCGCTTTCCAGATTGAAGAGTTCGAGAATCGAATTGGCCGTCCAGCCATTGCTGAACTTGTACTCGTCGAAGCTCAGAACCGTCGCTTCCGTGAGCTCGACGGCCTGGCCCGAACTGGCGACCCATTCACCGTTGTCGGTGAGCGCGTCGAAATGCAGGAAGGAATCCAGCGCGGCGGCATCACCCTGGAAACGCACCAGCTCGTACTTGAATTCAAGCGGAATCGTCACGAATGCCTGGTCGTCGGGGTCATCGCCGCTGATCAGGAAGCGGATGCCGTTCCAGTTGCTGAGCGCCGTGTTGTAACACGGGAGCTCCGGAAACTCTTCCTGGTTGCGGAACGTGGTTGCCGTGGGACCGTCGCCAATGAAATCATCCCAGCCGATCATGTGACGGGTGTAGTTCTCGGGCTGGCCGACACTGTTGTACCCATCCTTCTGATAGGTGATCCGGGGTGTGTTCGGCGCACGGTTGCTGCGGTTGAACAGCCGGTATGCCGGCTCGCTCACCTGGCCGTCGTTGTCGATGCTCTGCACGACCAGGGCATGTTTCTGGATCCGCCCCAGCTGAGTGGTGAGATTGACCACGGCCTGGGTGTTCTGGGTGTAGGTCCAATCCACACCACTCATGTCCGGGTTGGCCCGCAACTGGGACAGGAAGGTCTGCAGGGCCGCGTCCGTTTCGTAGACATGATCGGTGAAACGATACTCTTCCACGAAACCATCGGGATCACTGCCCGCCCAGAAGATCATCGGCGAGAAGGAGTAGACCGGGCGATAGGTGAAATCACCGGCGAGCACATAGTTGGTGTTCAGCTCCCAGTGGAAGGGGGCACCAATGGCGGGCTGGGTCAGACCCAGATACCGTCCGATGTTGGTGTCCAGCTCGTAGAGCGCCGGTGAGACGGTCTGTTCCCATTCCCCGCTGGCGTCCAGCACATAGATCGAATCGATGTGCTCGATCTGCAGGTACTGATAGTGGATCAGCTGGAAGCGCACACCCGACACGTCCTCAGCTCCGGGAGCGGGGAAGTTGGCCGGACTGGCTTCCTCGAAACCCACCAGACTGTCCGGCATCAGGAAGGCGTAGCGGTCGATGTGGAAGTTTGTCTGCACACCATCCGCGTCGGGTTCGTTGTTGACGAAAGCGACCGTGGGGGCCGTGTTCGTACTGTAGCTGCCGTCAATCTTGCTGCAGCCCTGCCAGAACACGACAGGCAGCAGCAAGGCTCCCAGCGCCAATCCCCGAACGGGATTCAAGGGTCGTGACCCAAAGTTTTTCATTGGTGAAATCCTCTCAGCGCTTCAGGGACATGGTCAGCATGAACAGGTCTTCCAGGTACTTGTTCGGGGCGTAGGCCACATCGAACTGCAGTGCACCACTGCTGGTATCGAGCATGAAGCCCGTGCCCAGCGTCAACCCGTCCAGAGAAAGCAGGGGATATTCCAGATAGGGGTCCTTGCCCGCGTCCTGCTGGAAATCGTCCCAGGTATCACGGGTGATCCCGTTGATCTTCTTGCCGATGCGCATGAAGAAGCTCTGCTTGAAAGCGTACTCCAGGCCCAGGTTGATCTGCTCGACGTTGTCGGAGGGATGCCCGAATTCGAAGGCTCCCAGCAGGTAATTCTCGTCGGTTGGGGTGCCCATCAGATCCATGGACATGCCGAATTTGAAGAGGATCGGCAGGGGATCTTCCTTCTCGTTGAAGAAGGTCATGTCGGGCCCGAAGTTGGCGATGATCATGGCCACCTTCAGGGACTTCCAGCCCGTGTCGTAGTAGGTGCCCACGTCGGCGGCCCAGCCATCGGAATTGAATTCCATCGCGCTCTGGTTGACGTACTTCACGGTCAGGCCGGCGCTGAACTTGTCGGTGAGACGCTTGGCCACGGTCAGACCCAGGGCGGTATTGGTCCAGTTGAAGGTCCTGCCCGTGCCTTCGGGGGCAGCGGGTGTGGTTTCGTCCATCTGGTCGGTGTACAGGTGAGTCAGGGAGATGCCCGCGCTCAGGCCCAGGTTGTCGAAGGTACGTGCGGCACCCACCCAGTCCTGACGCGTATCAACGGGCAGTTCCACATGGGTGAATCCCGCCGTCCAGTTCTCCACCAGGGTCAGCCCCGCCGGATTGAAGTACAGCGCGGACACATCGTTGGCGATGGGCAGCAGAGCATCGGCCATGCCCATGCCCCGCGCGCTCACCGGCAGCTCGAGGAAAGTGGCGGTCACCGTGCCGGCTTTCACCTGGGCGAAGGCACTCTGGGACAGGGCAAGCACCGCTGTACAAAGGGCCAGGATCTGGGTCAGTCGCATGGAAGTCTCCGTGACACGGATTATTTCAGGATGACGAACTTGCCGGTGGCAATCGATCCGTCATTTCCCGGGGTCTTGTCTTCGACGCTGAAGTAATACAGCCCGCTGGCGGCCTGCTGGAAGTTGCGGTTGTTCAGGTCCCACGCTTCCGAGAAGTCAGAATTCCAGCGGCTGTGGTCCCCTTCCACATTGTGCGGCACGATCTGCACCAGGTCTCCGGAGAGACTGAAGATGCGGATCAGGCACTGGTAGGGCAGGTTCATGAATTCGATGCGTCGGTCCTGGGCGGGCAGGTAGGCCGAGGAACCATCATCCTGGTTTTCCCAGGCGAGGCCCTGCTGGCTGTTGCCGAAGGACTGCTCGGTGGTGTAATCCTGATCGAAGCGATAGGGATTGGGCACCACGCGCACTTCGCGACTGGGCGAACCGCTGGGAGCCTGACGGATCGCGTTGCAGCTCTTGGCGGTTTCCAGCGGCTCGGTACCGGTCTGGTAGTCACCGAAGTCATAGGCCGTGACCGCATAGAAGCGCGGATACAGGCTCTGGATGCCTTCCAGCCGATAGCGGAACTCCACATGGTAGGCATCGCCCATGTTCCACACGCGATCGCGGTTGGCATCCAGGTACATGTCGCCCGTGTACACCACGTTCTCGTTGTCGGCGTTGGTGAAGCTCAGATACCCTGCCTGATTGCGGGTCAGCTCGACCGCGCTGCCATCCAGCCAGAAAGTCGTGTCGCCGGGGGCGTCGACCCAGACCGCGATGCCTTGTTCGATCCAGGCATCCTCATTGATGTCCATCAGGATTTCTTCGTCCGGTTCGCCTTCCACGTGCACGATGGCGCCAAAGCCACTGTTGTTGCCCACGGGCTGGCGTTCCCAGCCCCGCACGGGATCACGGAAAGGCTGTGCGCCCCAGGGTCCGGGATCGGGCAGGGTGCGCAGCGCCCCCGTGTTGTCGCGGTAGGCGTAGTTCACATTGTCGAATTCGGCCAGCAGGGTGTAGTCCGCTTCGAAGTTGGCGTTGCCCGCGTAGACACGGTAGCCTTCGAAATCCTGCACACGGCTGAAGGGATCGACGTAGGCCTCGGACATCGAATTGCGCTGCCAGCGCAGTTCAACCCACTTGTCACCGGTCACGACTTCCATGTCGGGGCAGGGCGGGGGCGGCGGTCCCTGGAAATCGGGAATGCCATCGCCGGCATCCAGGAAGCCGTTGTTGTTGAAGTGGCCGATGTACCAGTCTTCGCGCAGACCCTGGGAGAACTTGGGGCCGGCGTTGATCAGGAAGGAGTCCTCGACCATTTCCAGATTGCCGCGGTTGCGCAGGAATGTCCAAAGGAAATCGTCTTCGGAAACCTGTTCGCCCCAGAGCGAGGAGAAGCCTTCGTCCAGCTTGCCGTTGCCTTCCAGGCTGTCGGGCCCCTCGTAGATCGCGGGCAGGCCGCTGGGCAGGGTGACCACGCGCCCCCAGTACTTCACAGTGTCGCCGATGGCCGGGGCCCAGAGGCCGTCAAGCCCCAAGTCCTCGCCGGGCCAGCCGTCGCCCGTCTCGTAGAAGCCATCGCCGTCCAGGTCGTAGATCGGGGTGTCGTACATCTCGTTGTCGTAGACGCGCTGCGACCAGATGGCGTTGAAGTCGAAATCGGTCCAGTCGAAGACCGTGGTGTCAATGCGTGAGGTCACAGCGCCCTGGGGGTGGCTGCGGTCGTGCAGGTTCTGCCCGGCGATGTAGGCCACGGTCATCACGAAGGACTCGCCCGGATTCAGGCGATAGATGTTGTTGCCACCCGCATCGGTGTAGTCGAACACGCCCATCGGGCCCCAGGAAATCAGGTAGCGCGTGTCATCGCCGTTGGGATTCACGCCGCCGCCCACCACATCGAACTCGCGGTAGAGCAGCGTGTCCCCGGTGACCGGATCCAGCTCCACCTGAGCTGGGGGCCTCTGGCCCACGACACAGGCCGGCATGCTGGGATCGAACTCGCCGTTGGACATGACCTGATACTTGTGGATGTCGGCCTCGGGCGTGCCCAGGATCAGACTCCAGCTCATGTCGTCGCCACGGGCGTCGGGATGGTCCTGCCACCAGGTCCAGGCGGGGCCGTAATCCTGGTCGGGCGAGGCGTTGGAGTTCCACCAGTTGAAGGTGGTCTGCAGCTGGGGGTTGGGCGCGCGCAGGATGCGGGTGCCGGTCACGTCGGGACAGGTGAAGTTGGTGCCGCTGGTCTCGCTGGCCGGGCGCCCGTCGTTGTCGGCGATGTAGGCCGTGTTGATCAGGATGTGCTGATTGGACACGGTGTCGATGGCCGTGCGCCGGAAACCGCAGAAGTCATCGGAAGCGCGCCCCTGTCCGGCTTCGTCGCCGTGCCCCACATCGGCGTCGACATACAGGCCGATGTAGAGGTTCTTGAGGAACTTCGAACCGATGTTGGAGATCTTGTAGTCAATGACGATGAAGTCCTGGGCGTAGCTGTAGCTCCAGGCATGGGACTCCATCTCGACCTTGACGCCCAGCGGCACATGGTTGTTGTCCTGGGGGTCCCAGACCTGGCCGTTGGGCAGAAGGCCGAGATCGTCGATGGTGTCGGTGTAGGCCGAATAGAAGTCCTGCTCGGACACGGCCAGCGAGTCGTAGATGTTGCGGTCCAGGTAGTCCAGCGCGTTCAGGCGGGTGGTGCGCTCGCGAATCTTGAACTCCTCGCCGCAACCGGGCCAGAGTTCGTTCACGTCGCGGTCCCAGCCCTCGGAGCCGAAGGAGACACGCGGGGTCTCGATGCCGGAATCGTCCACGATCAGCGCGCCGACCCACACCGAGCCCTGGTAGAGGTACTCGACCCCGCTGCCGCCGGGATACTCGCACTGGGGCGCCTGCTCGCCGGTGACCGGATCGTCGTCGCCCGTTGCGTCGCCGTGACCGAAGGTGCCGTCGTTCTTGAAGGTCATCCACATCTTGCCCACGCGGTGCACGCGCAGGTCCAGCGTGGGGCGCTCGCAGTCGGCGCTGACATTGCGTGAGACGGGCTCGTCCTTGCGGATCACGGGCTCGTAGCGGCTGTCGTCCTCCTTGGCCTGCAGCGTGACAGCCAGCAGGCCAGCGGTGGCCAGCACCAGACCCATGCGGAGAGTGTGGAAGGTGTGATGGGTTTTCATGGTCTCTTCTAGTTCTCCCCGGGATTCCAGCCGACCGACACCACACTGCCTCCGCAGTCGATGGTGCCACTGGCCGGCAGCCAGTTGCTGCCCTGCAGCTGGGGATCCTGGTTTTCGAGGTTGCAGGCGCCCACGTCCCAGTTGGAGGGGAAACTCTCATCGGCGGCACCGTTGTCGTGGAACCAGTTCTGATCGATCACAGGGTTGTTGGTATCGAAGCTGGCACCGATCTGGTTGCCCACGATGCCGGTGGCGGTGCTGCTGAGGCTGTAGTCATTGCCCACGACCATATTGTAACGGATCACGGGATTGGACTGGCTTTCCACCTTGATGCCGCCATACCCGTTGAACAGGATGGTGTTCTGCAGGATGCTGGCGTTGGGAGTGGCCTGAACCTTGATGCCGTAGACATCGCAGTTCATGATCAGGTTGTTCTCGATCAGGGCCATCTGAGGAGTGTTGTAGATGAACACCCCGTAGAACCGACAGCCATCCAGACGATTGCCCGTGAAGGAGGCGCTGGCGCCATTGCCGGCGAACAGAGCCGAGAGACCATTGTTGGTGAAAGTGCAGTTCTCGACGGTGGCATGACTGCCGGGGCCGTGGGCCGCCACCGAGTAGTAGGTGGTGTGATCGAAATCGCAGCCGCTGACAGTCAGATCGATGTCGGCATCGAATCGGTAGAGCGTCGGGCTGCCTTCGATGTAATAGCTCTCCGTATCACGCAGTTCGATGATGCCGCCATTCTGGATGTAGTTCTGACCCGAGAATCCGGACTCGCTGCCACGGGCGAAACTGCTGTTGCTGATGGTGGCGGTGATCTGCTGGGTCGTGCCCGCCAGACTCAGGTCGTCGGTACGTGGTTTGATCAGCAAGCTGCGCCAGTCGGACAAAGAGGTTCCGGGCGTCACGGTCCAGTCGGACTCGGGGGCCAGGTCGAAGGTGGCACCGTCGATGTTGAGGTTGCCGTTGAACTCCAGGCCGTAGAAGCCGGCGAATTCCAGCCGGGCTCCCGGCGAAATGGTCACGTCCTCGGAACTGAACGCATCGCAGGTGACACGCCAGGTACCGGTGAGGGTGGAATTCTTGATCTGCTTGCGCAGTTCGTTGGCCGAGGCCTGATAGAGCACGGGCCCCACATCGGACCGCTTGGCGGAAGTCACGTCATACCCGGCCTCGATGCAGGGGCTGCAGGAGTTGAAACTCTGGAAGTCGGCGTTCAGTTCGTCGAAGAGCGCGTCATCCATGCAATTGCCCAGCACGTCCACCTTGTCGCGGTTCTCATTGCGGTAGGTGTTCTCGCCAAGCACGAAGCGGTTGTCAAGCACCACCAGGGTGTCAATGGTGTTGAGCGTGTCGGCCACATACACGCTGTCGTAGATCGTCACGCCCCACTGCAGCTCGCCCATTTCCACCGGAAAGCGGAAGGCCAGCGAGGAATTGCGTGACACGTTGTTGCGCGCGAAGAGACTGTCGCCCTGCCAGTCCAGCAACTGGGTCGTGCCCACGTGGGTGGTGTCGAACACCACACCGGAGCCATCGTTCTCGTGCACGATGTTGGAGCGGAAGCGCGGCAGGGCGCCATGCATGAAGCTGATGCCGTTGTACTGGTTCAGGTAGATCATGCAGTGCTCGATCGTCGGACTGCTGTCGTCCACCACGATCGCGGCATTCTTGTAGGGGTCGGAGTTGTTGAACTTGGCGCCATAGGCCACGATGGCGAACTTCAGCTCGCTGGCATCACTGCCCGGCATGAAGACCAGGCTCTGCCAGAGTCCATAATCCTCCTTGAGGATCACGGGATAGAACTTGATCGGGCTGGCGTTGGTGCCAATGGCCGTCAGGGTGCCCTCGACATACATGGAACTGTTGCGCTCGAAGAGCACTTCCACGCCCGGCTGGATCACCAGGGTCTGCCCGGCGGCCACAGCCACGGAGCTGGACACATAGTAGGGCGAGTTGGCAAGCGTCCAGGTGCCGGACACGAGACTGTCCACCACTTCGGTGCGCCAGGTTCGGAAGGTCTCGGTCACCGTACGATCGTACTGGTTGCCGTTGTTGTCGTCGCAACCCAGGCCCGCAATCAAAATCAGCAGGCCGAGCAGCCACGGTGTGTATCGCTTCATCGGTGCTCCAGCTAGAATTTGTAACCGAACCGCAGCAGGATATTCCGACCGGGCCCGATGTTTCGCGGGTTGTTGTCGTACTCGTACTTGCCGGGGTAATACAGCACGAAGTCCGGATTCTTGGCGTGCATCGCCTGGTAGTAATTGCCCGTTTCCGCATAGTAGTTGCGCACGTTGCGGTGGTTGAAGAGGTTGGTGACTTCAATGCCCGTAACCAGGTTGTGGCTGCTGGTCTTGAAGCGCCAGTACTTCTCGAACTTGATGCGCGTCTCCTCGGTGAAGGGCATGCGACGCGAATTGCGGGCGATCAGGGCCACGTGCTCCACATCCTCAAGGTAGATCGAGGGGGTGTAGGGGCGACCGGTGGCGAAACTGCTGCTCATGCTGAACAGCCAGTCGTCGGGCAGCCTGAAGCCAAAGAGGCTGGCATTCTCGCCCTGACCGAAGTAGAGGCTGTAATAAGCATTCAGGCTGTGGGTCTGGTCCCAGTCAAGGGGGCGCTCGTCGCGATTCACCGGATTGCCATTGAGACGATCCTCGGAGGCGGCGCGGGAACTGGAGGCTTTGCCGTAGGCAAAACTGAGCTCGTAGTTGAAACTGACCGAGTAGTTGCGTTCGGCCTTCTCGACGCTGATGTTGGCACCGCGCACGCGGCCGTAGTCGCCGTTGGTCCACTGGTCAATCGTATACCCCGGGGCCAGCTCGATGACCGTGGAGGTGATCTGGTCGAAAATGTCGCGGTAGTAACCCTGCAGGTTCACGGTGGTGCCAATCTCGGCCCAGCGTGCTTCCACGCCGAACTGGTACTCGACCGTCTTCTCATACTTGAGGTTGGGGTTGCCCACCAGGGTGTTGTTGGCCCGTGAGCCGGTCGTGGACTGGTAGTAGTAGGTGTACTGGGGCGCCTGATAGAAGTGGCCGTAGTTGAAGTACAGCTTGGCGCTTTCGGTGATCGGGTGGCTGATGCCCAGGCGCGGGCTCAGGCGGCTGGTGCCACGCTGGGCGTGCACGGCTCCGGGATCACCGGCGTTGGCCGCTTCGTCGGATTCGTTGACCACGGATTTCTCATGCAGCAGGAAGTCCCAGCGCATGCCCACCAGTACGTTCATGCCCTCGAAGTTCATCTGGTCACGGAAGAACAGCGCGCCTTCGGTGGGCTGGCGGTCGTAGAAGTCGCGGAAGTTTCCGCGTTCCGGATAGGGGCTGCCGATCGGCAGTGGCGAAGACCCATCGTAGAGCTTGTTGGGGCTTTCGATCGAGTTCATCTGCAGATCACGCGCCATGATCTGGGCTCCGCCCAGCACGTCGTGATACTTGTTGATCTGCCACTGGTACTCGGTTTCCAGCGACAGGGTGGTGGAGCTGCGCTCCTGCCAGATCGCCTGGCCGTCGAAATTGTTGGGGTTCAGGAAGAAGTCGTAGTAGGCTTCGAAGTTGTACTGGTACCCCCAGGGCGAATCCGGGCCGCCGCCCCAGTTGTTGCCGTCCTGCACGCCGTTGGAGTTGTAGTCCACGAAGGGCTCCCACTCATCCCAGTCCAGGTTGGGCGGGTCAAAGGTCGCGCCGATGCTCAGCGGGTCGTCGCCACGGTTCTGCCAGGTGGCACCGGTCTTGTTGGCGCTGTAGATGCTCACGCCATCGTTGTACCAGTCGCTGCCGTTGTCCTCGCCATTGTAGCTGTAGACGACCGGCATGCTGACATCGATCACGGTCTCGCGGAAATGCTCATTGGTGATCAACTCGCCGGGGGTGTGGCCCACCGTGCGCACGTCGCTTTCGCCGTGATACTGCTGGAAAGGATCCACCACGAAATCGGCGAAGCGGGTGAACAGCTCGAATTCGTCAAAGGTATTGTTGGGGCCATCGTAGATGCCGTTGAGGGTGGGCTGGGGCTGCTGATTGCGGCGTCCGCCGGCGATCCAGGTCGCGTAGGCGCCGTAGGTGCTGGGCAGGTCGAACCAGACTTCGCCCGCATCCCAGATGCCGTTGTAGACGCCCGTGATCGGGTCGGCCTCGTCAATGAAGGGCTCGCCCGTGTCCCAGAAGAAGTCGCCGTCGAGGTAGGGCTCGCCCAGATCCTCGTTGGTTTCACGCACGTCGCGGAAATTCATCCGGCCGTCGGCGTTGATGTCGTCGTAGCCTTCGGCCATGTCGAAACGGCCGTTGCCGTTCTCATCGGTGTAGTCTTCGCCCGGATCCCAGACGCCGTTTCCGTTGGCATCCACGAAGTCTTCGCTCCAGCCGTTCCAGATTCCGTCGCCGTTGACATCCTGGAAACGTTCGCCGTCCCAGATGCCATTGTGGTTGGTGTCCTGCTCGGTGGTCTGGGGCTCGGCATCGTCCCAGCGACCGTTGTGGTTCAGGTCATCGTAGATGTCCCACGGATCGAACCAGGGATTGTCCTCGCCGTTGACCGGGTTGGGAATATTGGTCCAGGGCTCGGCCGTGTCGTACTGGCCATTGCCGTTGAGATCCACCCAGTCTTCTCCGCGGTCCCAGCGGCCATTGCGGTTCAGATCCTCGTAGCCTTCGCTGTAGATCGGGTTGCCGTGGGAGTCGTACACATAGCCGTCGTACTGACCGTTGTTGTTGGCATCCACATAACCGTCGAAGTAGCCGTTGTCGTCGTTGTCCTGGTAGCCGTTGCCCAGGAAGGCGCTCTTGTCGTCTTCGTTGGCCTGCTCCTGAGCCGGCAGCTCAAGCACGAACTGGTCGGGCGTGCGACCTCCGGGGGAGATCAGGGTCTTGGTGTTGGAGCGGTAGGCGCGCACCTCGAAGGTGGCGTTCTTGCTGGGAATGGGCGCCGTGTAGGTCAGCGAGATGTTGCTGCGGTTGTTCTCGGCGCGCGGACGATCCCGCTCGTTGTAGAGATAGGGATAGCCGTAGTTGCCGGACACGGGGCCTTCGCCTTCGGGGTAGAGGTCCCAGCGGCGATAGAAGCGCTCGCCGTAGATCTTGAGGCGATGGGTGTCGGTCACCGGAATGGAAATGTTCAGCGAGGCGCTGTATTCGTTCTTCTGGCGTTCGGGCAGGTCGATGCCCAGGTTCACGTAATCGCTGCTGCCGCGGTCGATGTCGTAGGGCAGGTAGGTATCGGTCAGATACACGCGCCCGGCGAAGAAGAAGGTGGTGCGGCGATTCTTGGGAATGTTGTTCTGGAAGGGCAGCGGGCCACCGATGGACAGGTTGTAGCCGTCGGTGTTGAAGGAGTAGGCGTCGAACGCGCGGTCGGTGCTCCACTCGAAGCGGCCGTGGTAGCCGTCGGTGTCACCTTCCTTGGATGTCACTTTCACCACGGCGGCCTGGGCCTGACCGTATTCGGGGCCGAAACCACCGGAGAGCACGTCGATCTGCTCGATGTTGGCCACGTCCACGTTGACGTAATTCTGCCCGCCCACCAGCGGGTCACGCGAGTCGATGCCGTTGATCACGTACTTCAC is a window encoding:
- the mltG gene encoding endolytic transglycosylase MltG, whose translation is MRRGNGEPRKKGAGPIRLLLFLLLTGIVLPGGFALWLFEAPAGDTTIQQEVRIRPGTSLAQVVSALDTLGISDHPWALRLLARLTDSDRGIQPGIFVLDGRMSRMDILRRIGRYAVPGVDVRITEGLRLRELAGVVARQCQLDSLRFLQLCRDPGFISELSLPGDPETLEGRLFPDTYRISTLDDEEALITRMARRMEDVVCGLLPDSCGSLDRVRLLTLASIVQGEYQLPSEADTIASVYLNRLRRGMKLQADPTVQYLLDKPRRLLYRDLELDSPWNTYLYAGLPPGPINSPGRIAIAAVLFPAETDYLYFVADGQGGHFFGRTLAQHQLNRRVLDSQRRRLRQEQREGRRTGDSLSVESVDNDVIQP
- a CDS encoding PorV/PorQ family protein; the protein is MRLTQILALCTAVLALSQSAFAQVKAGTVTATFLELPVSARGMGMADALLPIANDVSALYFNPAGLTLVENWTAGFTHVELPVDTRQDWVGAARTFDNLGLSAGISLTHLYTDQMDETTPAAPEGTGRTFNWTNTALGLTVAKRLTDKFSAGLTVKYVNQSAMEFNSDGWAADVGTYYDTGWKSLKVAMIIANFGPDMTFFNEKEDPLPILFKFGMSMDLMGTPTDENYLLGAFEFGHPSDNVEQINLGLEYAFKQSFFMRIGKKINGITRDTWDDFQQDAGKDPYLEYPLLSLDGLTLGTGFMLDTSSGALQFDVAYAPNKYLEDLFMLTMSLKR
- a CDS encoding right-handed parallel beta-helix repeat-containing protein; the encoded protein is MKRYTPWLLGLLILIAGLGCDDNNGNQYDRTVTETFRTWRTEVVDSLVSGTWTLANSPYYVSSSVAVAAGQTLVIQPGVEVLFERNSSMYVEGTLTAIGTNASPIKFYPVILKEDYGLWQSLVFMPGSDASELKFAIVAYGAKFNNSDPYKNAAIVVDDSSPTIEHCMIYLNQYNGISFMHGALPRFRSNIVHENDGSGVVFDTTHVGTTQLLDWQGDSLFARNNVSRNSSLAFRFPVEMGELQWGVTIYDSVYVADTLNTIDTLVVLDNRFVLGENTYRNENRDKVDVLGNCMDDALFDELNADFQSFNSCSPCIEAGYDVTSAKRSDVGPVLYQASANELRKQIKNSTLTGTWRVTCDAFSSEDVTISPGARLEFAGFYGLEFNGNLNIDGATFDLAPESDWTVTPGTSLSDWRSLLIKPRTDDLSLAGTTQQITATISNSSFARGSESGFSGQNYIQNGGIIELRDTESYYIEGSPTLYRFDADIDLTVSGCDFDHTTYYSVAAHGPGSHATVENCTFTNNGLSALFAGNGASASFTGNRLDGCRFYGVFIYNTPQMALIENNLIMNCDVYGIKVQATPNASILQNTILFNGYGGIKVESQSNPVIRYNMVVGNDYSLSSTATGIVGNQIGASFDTNNPVIDQNWFHDNGAADESFPSNWDVGACNLENQDPQLQGSNWLPASGTIDCGGSVVSVGWNPGEN